The Athalia rosae chromosome 7, iyAthRosa1.1, whole genome shotgun sequence genome window below encodes:
- the LOC105683434 gene encoding WD repeat-containing protein 87-like, producing the protein MEKNEDEPDDVKNATPVAGTIKSGTKDESAGSPRATKKPKHPEQSSKKCAAIKSRKARNSEASKMMSVLVYSPPCTLPKVEVVPRHCLSKTKYLDVLATPSRKCSNDCTGKMVMRKVRPLSARINELAQPARRLIMGTLRERGETLPPEMIASLIKSIEGSTCMTPEQAEQYFRDKERDRNKGRNNKGGKCGKQKCRGKAKPDCPSPLDRDAVLCQYLMAERFVKSILQWKCPIPVDEVQDIALVILRRLSFVLEYEPLDGRDLKSQQMRFLADIIACWISGVLVEVAKEHRKELEDEKAAAVGDEIGDKNKDGDAEDEDEDETEIPGMGKPEVEGDDEEEEEEEKEAEKDKDAEKDKDAPVKVKDEPKEPQVVSQAGGPQIPADAVAVEPGNVGVKEEPELAAEINKQQEVIAKLQQDLEDREKALKEAEERAREEEERRKKQAEEDRAAREEEESKRREIREEEERQAKEKIAKLEEELKNKIAEEEEARKKREEEEAERKKKEAEAEEQRKKESEKKRKEEEEKLKAMGPSKAIENIGDEELFKTSLPFVTFGRIIETFYEMTEDEPEGDEDDPIENRIQRALYEKFADLVDLESPESLTENLKDVTDVLAGKVARWMKGILKDAEVKFMSAHPAEVESREVRDWGRWMDQVTDRAGDWAQWIHRIVRDAEAKSNDPEKVNRGDWEDWTSDLDAKALLWRRYYLETVHQAHHNAMMIASRPVVKTGEKKEYLYPEKEIQETDL; encoded by the exons atggagaaaaacgaagacgaaCCCGATGACGTCAAAAACGCAACTCCTGTCGCGGGTACAATTAAGTCCGGCACGAAGGATGAATCTGCCGGAAGTCCTAGGGCCacgaaaaaaccgaaacaTCCAGAGCAAAGTTCAAAGAAATGTGCG GCGATAAAATCGAGAAAAGCGAGAAACTCTGAGGCCTCAAAAATGATGTCGGTCCTCGTTTATTCCCCACCCTGTACTTTACCAAAAGTGGAAGTGGTGCCTCGGCATTGTCTCTCGAAAACAAAATATCTGGACGTCCTAGCCACCCCCAG TCGAAAATGTTCGAACGACTGTACGGGAAAAATGGtgatgagaaaagtgcgaccGTTATCGGCGCGAATAAACGAACTCGCTCAGCCAGCCAGACGTTTGATAATGGGAACTCTTCGCGAAAGGGGCGAAACCCTCCCCCCCGAAATGATAGCCAGCCTCATCAAATCGATCGAAGGAAGCACCTGCATGACACCCGa acaaGCCGAGCAGTACTTTAGAGATAAGGAACGCGATAGAAATAAAGGTCGTAACAATAAGGGCGGTAAATGCGGCAAGCAAAAGTGCAGAGGGAAGGCGAAACCGGACTGCCCTTCGCCGCTGGACCGGGACGCCGTCCTGTGTCAGTACCTCATGGCCGAACGTTTCGTCAAAAGTATCCTCCAATGGAAATGCCCGATTCCGGTCGACGAGGTCCAGGACATAGCCCTCGTTATACTCAGGAGACTGAGCTTCGTTCTCGAATACGAACCGCTCGATGGACGAGATTTAAAATCCCAGCAGATGAGATTCTTGGCGGATATCATCGCCTGTTGGATATCGGGGGTCCTCGTCGAGGTCGCGAAGGAACACAGGAAGGAATTGGAGGACGAGAAGGCCGCGGCGGTCGGCGACGAAATCGGagacaaaaataaagatgGCGACgccgaggacgaggacgaggacgagacGGAGATTCCAGGAATGGGGAAACCGGAAGTGGAAGGGGAtgacgaggaggaagaggaggaggaaaaagaggctGAAAAGGATAAAGATGCCGAAAAGGATAAAGATGCGCCCGTCAAAGTAAAGGACGAGCCGAAAGAACCTCAGGTCGTTTCGCAAGCGGGTGGACCTCAAATTCCCGCAGACGCGGTCGCGGTAGAGCCGGGAAACGTTGGTGTGAAAGAAGAACCTGAATTAGCTGCAGAGATTAACAAACAGCAGGAAGTTATCGCGAAGCTACAACAAGACCTGGAAGATAGGGAGAAGGCCCTGAAAGAGGCCGAGGAGAGAGCCAGAGAGGAAGAAGAGCGTCGCAAAAAACAAGCGGAAGAAGATAGGGCGGCgagggaagaagaggagagtaAAAGAAGGGAGATCcgggaggaggaagagagacAAGCTAAGGAGAAAATCGCGAAACTGGAGGAGGAGCTGAAGAACAAGATCGCCGAGGAGGAAGAAGCGAGGAAaaagagggaggaggaggaggccgagaggaagaaaaaagaagcggagGCGGAGGAGCAACGGAAGAAAGAatcggagaagaagagaaaagaagaggaagagaagctGAAGGCGATGGGTCCCTCGAAAGCCATAGAGAACATCGGCGACGAGGAATTGTTCAAGACCAGCTTGCCGTTCGTTACTTTCGGGCGGATAATCGAGACTTTCTACGAGATGACGGAGGACGAGCCCGAAGGCGACGAGGACGATccgatcgaaaatcgaatacaGCGCGCTCTGTACGAGAAATTCGCGGACCTCGTAGATCTCGAGAGCCCCGAGAGCCTCACGGAGAACTTGAAGGACGTGACGGACGTGTTGGCCGGTAAGGTAGCGAGGTGGATGAAGGGCATCCTCAAGGACGCCGAGGTGAAGTTCATGAGCGCGCATCCGGCGGAAGTTGAGTCCAGGGAAGTGAGGGACTGGGGAAGGTGGATGGACCAGGTTACGGACAGGGCGGGCGATTGGGCCCAATGGATCCACCGAATCGTGAGAGACGCCGAAGCTAAATCCAACGATCCCGAAAAAGTGAATCGCGGCGACTGGGAAGATTGGACCTCGGACTTGGACGCAAAGGCTCTGCTTTGGCGGAGATATTATCTCGAAACCGTTCACCAGGCTCATCACAACGCTATGATGATCGCCAGCAGGCCCGTCGTcaaaacgggggaaaaaaaagagtatcTTTATCCCGAGAAAGAAATTCAAGAGACGGATCTGTAG
- the LOC105693614 gene encoding very-long-chain 3-oxoacyl-CoA reductase-like isoform X2, with translation MALTCWEKITIVVVAAVGLKLFVKLGGLAWKKLLAPNLGLGLDVASQGRWAVVTGATDGLGKAFAEALAAKGLDILLVSRSLAKLEQVSSEIKQRFGIETRILEADLTQGQPVYSKIATCVEDLEVGVLVNNAGTSYDHPEVFTNLPEESIAKILQLNVAGVTGVARAVLPGMMERRKGVVINISSTAAAIPSPYLSVYSASKAYVDKLSADLAAEAAPRGVTVQCLLPGPVATKMSKIKRATWMAPTPERFVEAALKSVGIESRTTGYPPHSLIIGAVDGLKSVCEKAAIWLVARTMLNIRGRALRKERRDETTRANAAVVENLPRREKLTTSTE, from the exons ATGGCTTTGACTTGTTGGGAAAAAATCACGATAGTAGTCGTAGCGGCTGTCGGACTGAAACTGTTCGTAAAGCTGGGCGGTTTGgcgtggaaaaaattgttggcCCCTAATCTGGGCCTCGGTTTGGACGTGGCCTCGCAGGGCCGGTGGGCCGTCGTCACCGGCGCGACGGACGGTCTCGGCAAAGCGTTCGCCGAGGCCCTGGCCGCCAAGGGTCTGGACATCCTGCTGGTCTCCAGGTCGCTGGCCAAGCTCGAGCAGGTCTCGTCGGAGATAAAACAGCGATTCGGCATAGAGACGCGAATCCTCGAGGCCGACCTGACCCAGGGTCAACCCGTCTACTCCAAGATCGCCACCTGCGTCGAGGACCTCGAG GTCGGCGTGCTGGTGAACAACGCCGGTACGAGTTACGATCATCCGGAGGTATTCACCAATCTCCCCGAGGAATCCATAGCGAAGATTCTCCAGCTGAACGTTGCCGGGGTAACGGGGGTGGCTCGCGCCGTTCTTCCCGGTATGATGGAGAGGCGCAAAGGCGTCGTTATAAACATCAGTTCGACCGCGGCGGCGATACCGAGTCCCTATCTGTCGGTTTACTCGGCCAGCAAAGCTTACGTGGACAAACTCAGCGCGGATCTGGCGGCTGAAGCTGCGCCCCGAGGTGTTACGGTCCAGTGCCTCCTCCCGGGACCCGTGGCGACCAAAATGTCAAAGATCAA GAGAGCGACCTGGATGGCGCCGACACCGGAGAGGTTCGTCGAGGCCGCTCTGAAGAGCGTCGGGATCGAGTCGAGGACCACCGGATACCCGCCGCACTCGTTGATCATAGGGGCGGTGGACGGTTTGAAAAGCGTATGCGAAAAGGCGGCGATCTGGTTGGTGGCCAGGACTATGCTGAACATACGCGGCAGGGCGTTGCGcaaggagaggagagacgaAACCACGAGGGCGAACGCCGCGGTCGTCGAAAATCTTCCCCGGAGAGAAAAACTCACCACGTCTACCGAGTGA
- the LOC105693614 gene encoding very-long-chain 3-oxoacyl-CoA reductase-like isoform X1, whose protein sequence is MFFGIMYEEWKNCACGRNWIISVLLKIFDSVIRSSDDRPSDRRSNAAPDGRVKMALTCWEKITIVVVAAVGLKLFVKLGGLAWKKLLAPNLGLGLDVASQGRWAVVTGATDGLGKAFAEALAAKGLDILLVSRSLAKLEQVSSEIKQRFGIETRILEADLTQGQPVYSKIATCVEDLEVGVLVNNAGTSYDHPEVFTNLPEESIAKILQLNVAGVTGVARAVLPGMMERRKGVVINISSTAAAIPSPYLSVYSASKAYVDKLSADLAAEAAPRGVTVQCLLPGPVATKMSKIKRATWMAPTPERFVEAALKSVGIESRTTGYPPHSLIIGAVDGLKSVCEKAAIWLVARTMLNIRGRALRKERRDETTRANAAVVENLPRREKLTTSTE, encoded by the exons ATGTTCTTCGGAATTATGTAcgaggaatggaaaaattgtgcGTGCGGTCGGAACTGGATCATATCGGTTCTGTTGAAAATCTTTGACTCCGTAATTCG ATCGTCCGACGATCGACCATCGGACCGACGATCGAACGCCGCACCCGACGGACGCGTGAAAATGGCTTTGACTTGTTGGGAAAAAATCACGATAGTAGTCGTAGCGGCTGTCGGACTGAAACTGTTCGTAAAGCTGGGCGGTTTGgcgtggaaaaaattgttggcCCCTAATCTGGGCCTCGGTTTGGACGTGGCCTCGCAGGGCCGGTGGGCCGTCGTCACCGGCGCGACGGACGGTCTCGGCAAAGCGTTCGCCGAGGCCCTGGCCGCCAAGGGTCTGGACATCCTGCTGGTCTCCAGGTCGCTGGCCAAGCTCGAGCAGGTCTCGTCGGAGATAAAACAGCGATTCGGCATAGAGACGCGAATCCTCGAGGCCGACCTGACCCAGGGTCAACCCGTCTACTCCAAGATCGCCACCTGCGTCGAGGACCTCGAG GTCGGCGTGCTGGTGAACAACGCCGGTACGAGTTACGATCATCCGGAGGTATTCACCAATCTCCCCGAGGAATCCATAGCGAAGATTCTCCAGCTGAACGTTGCCGGGGTAACGGGGGTGGCTCGCGCCGTTCTTCCCGGTATGATGGAGAGGCGCAAAGGCGTCGTTATAAACATCAGTTCGACCGCGGCGGCGATACCGAGTCCCTATCTGTCGGTTTACTCGGCCAGCAAAGCTTACGTGGACAAACTCAGCGCGGATCTGGCGGCTGAAGCTGCGCCCCGAGGTGTTACGGTCCAGTGCCTCCTCCCGGGACCCGTGGCGACCAAAATGTCAAAGATCAA GAGAGCGACCTGGATGGCGCCGACACCGGAGAGGTTCGTCGAGGCCGCTCTGAAGAGCGTCGGGATCGAGTCGAGGACCACCGGATACCCGCCGCACTCGTTGATCATAGGGGCGGTGGACGGTTTGAAAAGCGTATGCGAAAAGGCGGCGATCTGGTTGGTGGCCAGGACTATGCTGAACATACGCGGCAGGGCGTTGCGcaaggagaggagagacgaAACCACGAGGGCGAACGCCGCGGTCGTCGAAAATCTTCCCCGGAGAGAAAAACTCACCACGTCTACCGAGTGA